In one Dermatophilaceae bacterium Sec6.4 genomic region, the following are encoded:
- a CDS encoding multicopper oxidase family protein, with protein MEKQRLDPRVTRRSLLALTVGAGTTILAACSTGDSQGAAAGSATGSGSRVLATDSLVQQVEDKRASSGRRVTAALTAAPFGTSVAGRAVQTWGYNGRLPGPVLRARAGDTLSVVQHNRLTAPTSVHLHGLALRNNADGVAGLTQAATTPGSSFTATFKTSQPGTYWYHPHVGLQRERALYGPLIIDDPNEPLKYDAEWVLVLDDWLDGIDGRTPEKEAATLAGGMSGSGMSGMSGMSGMSGMSGMSGMGAGGSGMSGMSHKNGAAPASPFLGGDGGDVSYPAHLINGKSGVDPEVFTAKPGQRVRLRIINAAGDTAYRVGIPGVTLTITHTDGYPVTHRQADAVVLGMGERIDALITVPTRPVPLLSLAEGKTGSAFAILAAGSGARPSMSSVPKTLTGQVIESRSTTADPAVQLPSRTVDVTHTLHLTGGMGRYDWGINGRRFDMRDPYKSAFGIHAGERVRLNFTNNTMMWHPMHLHGHTFQVGSTGPRKDTVIVKPMETVSVFFDADNPGQWLTHCHNAYHAERGMMAVVSYLR; from the coding sequence ATGGAGAAGCAACGGCTCGATCCGAGGGTGACTCGTAGGTCTTTGTTGGCCCTGACCGTGGGGGCGGGTACGACGATCTTGGCGGCGTGCTCGACCGGTGACTCTCAGGGTGCCGCTGCCGGTTCAGCCACGGGCAGTGGGTCACGGGTGTTGGCCACTGATTCGCTGGTGCAACAGGTTGAGGACAAGCGGGCCAGTAGTGGTCGGCGGGTGACGGCAGCGTTGACAGCGGCTCCGTTCGGTACCAGCGTGGCCGGTCGGGCGGTGCAGACCTGGGGGTACAACGGTCGCTTGCCCGGGCCGGTGCTGCGGGCCCGCGCGGGCGACACCCTCTCGGTGGTCCAACACAACCGGCTGACCGCACCGACGTCGGTGCACTTGCACGGCCTCGCACTGCGTAACAACGCCGACGGGGTGGCCGGTCTGACTCAAGCGGCGACCACGCCGGGCTCCTCTTTCACCGCGACCTTCAAAACTTCTCAACCGGGCACGTACTGGTATCACCCACACGTGGGGTTACAGCGTGAACGGGCGCTGTACGGGCCGCTGATCATCGATGATCCGAACGAACCGCTGAAGTACGACGCCGAGTGGGTGCTCGTGCTGGACGACTGGCTGGACGGGATCGACGGCCGGACCCCCGAAAAGGAAGCCGCGACCTTGGCGGGCGGGATGAGTGGATCCGGGATGTCCGGGATGTCCGGGATGTCCGGGATGTCCGGGATGTCCGGGATGTCCGGGATGGGCGCCGGCGGTAGCGGGATGTCGGGGATGTCTCATAAGAATGGGGCTGCACCGGCGAGCCCGTTCTTAGGTGGTGATGGTGGGGACGTGAGCTATCCGGCGCATCTGATCAACGGCAAGTCCGGGGTAGATCCCGAGGTTTTCACCGCCAAGCCTGGGCAGCGGGTCCGCCTGCGGATCATCAATGCTGCCGGTGACACCGCCTACCGGGTCGGTATCCCTGGTGTGACGTTGACCATCACTCACACCGACGGGTATCCCGTCACGCATCGCCAAGCTGATGCCGTGGTGCTGGGTATGGGTGAACGGATCGACGCGCTGATCACCGTGCCGACCCGCCCCGTTCCGTTGCTGTCACTGGCCGAGGGCAAGACCGGGTCTGCGTTCGCGATTCTTGCGGCCGGGTCCGGTGCCCGACCGAGCATGTCCTCGGTACCGAAGACGCTGACCGGTCAGGTGATCGAGTCGCGTTCGACAACCGCAGACCCCGCTGTGCAGCTGCCGTCGCGGACTGTCGACGTCACCCACACGCTGCACCTGACCGGGGGCATGGGCAGGTACGACTGGGGCATCAACGGGCGACGTTTCGACATGAGAGACCCGTACAAGTCAGCGTTTGGTATTCATGCCGGTGAACGGGTGCGCCTGAACTTCACCAACAACACGATGATGTGGCACCCGATGCACCTACACGGGCACACCTTCCAGGTCGGATCCACCGGCCCACGCAAGGACACCGTCATCGTCAAACCGATGGAAACGGTCAGCGTGTTCTTCGACGCCGACAACCCTGGCCAATGGCTGACCCACTGCCACAACGCCTACCACGCCGAGCGCGGAATGATGGCAGTCGTCTCCTACCTGCGCTGA
- a CDS encoding YetF domain-containing protein, whose translation MSQVIGHIDQLGWVAGKAVLLFVVALVGFRVGERRTLAQLRPFDFVVSVALGAIIGRTATSNTTSFVTGAGALITLLIAHRIIAQTRRRWRVMRMAEDRPEVLVLQGGIQGRGMTRAGLTEGDVYSILRQQGVGDLAEVDVLIFEAGGGISLHRAGTPRGPLVVHALRAAGLSE comes from the coding sequence ATGTCGCAGGTCATCGGTCATATCGACCAGTTGGGGTGGGTCGCGGGCAAGGCGGTCTTGTTGTTCGTTGTGGCCCTGGTCGGGTTCCGGGTGGGTGAGCGACGCACCCTGGCGCAGCTTCGCCCGTTCGACTTCGTGGTCTCGGTAGCGCTGGGTGCGATCATCGGGCGCACAGCGACCTCGAACACCACCTCCTTCGTCACCGGCGCCGGCGCCCTCATCACGTTGTTGATCGCCCATCGGATCATCGCTCAGACCCGTCGTCGCTGGCGGGTGATGCGGATGGCGGAGGACCGACCCGAAGTGCTGGTCCTACAGGGTGGCATCCAAGGCCGCGGCATGACTCGTGCCGGCCTGACCGAAGGCGACGTCTACTCGATACTGCGCCAACAGGGGGTCGGCGATCTTGCGGAGGTCGATGTACTGATTTTCGAGGCCGGGGGCGGTATTTCACTGCACCGGGCTGGCACCCCGCGCGGCCCGCTGGTGGTGCACGCGTTGCGCGCCGCCGGGCTGTCCGAATGA
- a CDS encoding DUF2252 family protein: MSNNSGDSNLLRDQSDGRPAASRVEAFADLARRRTAGEMVLLPRMLTGYDRRVHVRQTIREDHETRIATRNEETQAKFDKLAGSLFSFFRGTALLFYRDMVGEDAWMPTVLAAGDVHPQNFGVVPNRDDVPVFGVNDYDEAAYAPFTWDLKRGATAFMLAAGYEGGKGKKKQRSIAGAFVRGYAEYIASYAADGTETGDELRRDNSPQVIAELIKDATSGSRSKYLAKKYLDETRQRFASSKKIVPISSRREEFQDLIDQYVRDSNIQVPARAAGMKVKDVAERKGQGTASLGLTRYYVLITGPGADGSDDVLLEIKRARRSALTGLVPASDFNSTDADPATDLTHHHGARVADAHRVSMVNPGVFYGSLTHEGNSFLVRERSWYRDDVDLADLSSADWHQYARVCGRVLARAHAMSDEDGKIDHDIEPAITSAIGAVDLFAQDIIHFAVDAAHRVRRDHETFQADHALGAFATLDLVYR; the protein is encoded by the coding sequence ATGAGCAACAACAGCGGCGATTCCAACCTCCTCCGGGATCAGAGCGACGGGAGGCCTGCTGCGTCCAGGGTGGAGGCCTTCGCTGATCTCGCGCGTCGTCGTACCGCTGGGGAGATGGTGTTGTTGCCACGGATGTTGACCGGCTATGACCGCCGGGTCCATGTGCGTCAAACGATCCGGGAAGATCACGAGACGCGTATCGCGACCCGGAACGAGGAAACCCAAGCGAAGTTCGACAAGCTTGCCGGTTCCCTCTTTTCCTTCTTCCGCGGTACCGCGTTGTTGTTCTACCGCGACATGGTCGGCGAAGACGCCTGGATGCCAACGGTGTTGGCTGCCGGTGACGTGCACCCGCAGAACTTCGGGGTAGTACCCAACCGCGACGATGTACCGGTCTTCGGGGTCAACGACTACGACGAAGCGGCCTACGCCCCTTTCACGTGGGACCTCAAACGCGGCGCGACAGCGTTCATGCTCGCCGCCGGATACGAGGGGGGAAAAGGTAAGAAGAAACAACGCAGCATCGCGGGCGCATTTGTGCGCGGATACGCCGAGTACATTGCCTCCTACGCCGCCGATGGCACCGAGACGGGCGATGAACTACGCCGCGACAATTCCCCGCAGGTCATTGCCGAACTGATCAAGGATGCGACCTCGGGTTCCCGCTCGAAGTATCTGGCGAAGAAGTATCTCGATGAGACGCGGCAGCGTTTCGCGTCCAGCAAGAAAATCGTCCCGATCTCCAGCCGGCGTGAAGAGTTCCAGGACCTCATCGACCAGTACGTGCGCGACAGCAACATCCAGGTACCTGCCCGCGCGGCCGGGATGAAGGTCAAGGATGTGGCCGAACGTAAAGGCCAAGGCACCGCGTCGCTGGGCCTGACCCGCTACTACGTGCTGATCACCGGACCGGGCGCCGATGGAAGCGACGACGTGCTCCTGGAGATCAAACGGGCCCGACGGTCCGCGCTGACCGGGCTGGTACCCGCCTCCGACTTCAACTCAACCGATGCCGACCCCGCCACGGACCTCACTCACCACCACGGCGCACGGGTCGCGGATGCCCACCGGGTGTCCATGGTCAATCCTGGCGTTTTCTACGGCAGTCTCACCCATGAAGGCAACAGCTTCCTGGTCCGCGAACGGTCCTGGTACCGCGATGACGTGGACCTGGCCGACCTGTCCAGCGCCGACTGGCATCAGTACGCGCGGGTATGTGGTCGCGTCCTCGCCCGCGCCCATGCCATGTCTGATGAAGACGGCAAAATTGACCACGACATAGAGCCCGCGATCACCAGCGCTATCGGGGCGGTGGACCTCTTCGCCCAGGACATCATCCATTTTGCTGTCGACGCCGCCCACCGGGTACGCCGCGATCACGAAACCTTCCAGGCCGACCACGCCCTGGGCGCGTTCGCCACCCTGGACCTGGTCTACCGCTAA
- a CDS encoding YrhK family protein, with translation MNTPRNETPHNAQRRWIGTALRDFPWVHLGLGLTGNTLFVIGSVMFFWASVKTLAIWLFVFGSLGMLLGSVGELLVRIEKRRHGND, from the coding sequence ATGAACACACCGCGCAACGAAACGCCCCACAACGCGCAGCGCCGGTGGATAGGCACAGCGCTGCGAGATTTCCCATGGGTGCACCTGGGCCTCGGCTTGACGGGCAACACGTTGTTCGTCATCGGCAGCGTGATGTTTTTCTGGGCGAGTGTGAAGACACTGGCGATCTGGTTGTTCGTCTTCGGGAGCCTCGGCATGCTGCTGGGCTCGGTAGGCGAACTACTGGTTCGCATCGAAAAGCGCCGTCACGGCAACGACTAG
- a CDS encoding HGxxPAAW family protein, whose product MAEEEPGNHGNSIAAWTMVAILILGSLLLAFGVAFGRHSLDIAGVVIGALGVAAGEILSKAGFGAPALRAPGDQEGTQASPQAQTSGQ is encoded by the coding sequence ATGGCTGAAGAGGAACCCGGTAATCACGGCAACAGCATCGCGGCGTGGACGATGGTCGCCATCCTGATCCTGGGCTCGCTCCTTCTCGCGTTCGGTGTTGCGTTCGGTCGACATTCTCTGGATATCGCAGGTGTTGTCATCGGCGCCCTCGGTGTCGCAGCAGGCGAGATCCTCAGTAAAGCCGGCTTCGGCGCACCCGCATTGCGGGCGCCCGGCGACCAGGAAGGCACGCAGGCGTCACCGCAGGCGCAAACCTCCGGGCAGTGA
- a CDS encoding class F sortase encodes MSDQTRAHSRTIGIGLLCACLVLVGAIAIVWGLHRPPHNGAIALPTSTATSVPAPKPSPPSTTPGSRAPSQATVTAKPSPPTKVDIPSINEGSTLLRLGTTTAGAIAVPTDKLADHAGWYTGSPMPGQNGPAVIVGHSTSSRGAAAFYNLAKVKVGATVRVATQNGHVLVFTVYKAASYPKTNFPTDTVYANTTGPELRLVTCGGTFDTQTGHLRNNTVIYARLTS; translated from the coding sequence ATGAGTGACCAGACACGCGCACACAGCCGCACTATCGGTATCGGGCTGCTGTGCGCGTGTCTGGTCCTGGTCGGAGCTATCGCGATCGTGTGGGGTCTGCACCGCCCCCCTCACAACGGCGCGATAGCCCTGCCCACCTCCACAGCCACAAGTGTTCCCGCACCGAAACCATCTCCTCCCTCGACGACCCCAGGTTCCCGCGCACCATCCCAGGCGACAGTCACCGCGAAACCGTCACCGCCGACCAAGGTCGACATCCCCAGCATCAACGAAGGGTCCACGCTGTTGCGTCTGGGAACCACGACCGCTGGGGCCATCGCGGTACCCACTGACAAACTCGCCGATCACGCCGGGTGGTACACCGGATCTCCGATGCCCGGCCAGAACGGGCCGGCGGTCATCGTCGGACACTCCACCAGCTCTCGCGGCGCCGCAGCCTTCTACAACCTCGCGAAAGTCAAGGTCGGTGCCACCGTGCGGGTGGCCACCCAAAACGGCCACGTGCTGGTGTTCACCGTGTACAAGGCCGCCAGTTACCCCAAAACCAACTTCCCGACCGACACCGTGTACGCCAACACCACCGGCCCCGAACTACGCCTCGTCACCTGCGGGGGCACCTTCGACACCCAAACCGGTCACCTCCGCAACAACACCGTCATCTACGCACGACTGACCTCATAA
- a CDS encoding LPXTG cell wall anchor domain-containing protein, with the protein MRKKNKVLLSAVPIAACVAALGISAPAAHAAGTSGTTTYQATLAAVTPNAPAGSVSGKVMISIKGDQATVTEHVSGLADKLPTDTKTLAALGIPAAFAGAPFPHVQHIHINGQGTCPTVADDTDKNGVVSVKEGIPNYGAIGTTLSVKGTTDPSAAADVTVAPGGANFTYQRTFTINQTTLTAIKANKAEIVVHGLNPANAPKASLTTPNSLGVTLPGATKKLAMIGTAPTLCGQLVASQMGTMPKGSVNTDYASTSDSSSPIALAGGAAAIALGGAGVLLMRRRKHTNV; encoded by the coding sequence ATGCGAAAGAAGAACAAGGTTTTGCTGTCTGCTGTGCCGATCGCGGCGTGTGTTGCTGCCCTGGGGATCAGTGCACCTGCCGCTCATGCTGCGGGAACCTCTGGCACGACCACTTACCAGGCCACGTTGGCTGCGGTGACGCCGAACGCTCCGGCGGGCTCGGTTTCTGGGAAGGTCATGATCTCCATCAAGGGGGACCAGGCCACCGTCACCGAGCACGTGTCCGGTCTCGCGGACAAGTTGCCCACTGACACGAAGACGTTGGCCGCGTTGGGGATCCCGGCAGCCTTTGCTGGTGCACCGTTCCCGCACGTGCAGCACATCCACATCAATGGTCAGGGCACCTGCCCGACCGTCGCGGACGACACTGACAAGAACGGTGTTGTCAGCGTCAAAGAGGGGATCCCCAACTACGGGGCGATCGGCACCACCCTCAGCGTCAAGGGCACCACTGACCCCTCAGCAGCTGCCGACGTGACCGTTGCTCCCGGCGGCGCGAACTTCACCTACCAGCGCACCTTCACCATCAACCAGACCACCTTGACGGCCATCAAGGCCAACAAGGCCGAGATCGTGGTGCACGGGCTGAACCCGGCCAACGCGCCCAAGGCCTCACTGACCACGCCGAACTCCTTGGGTGTGACCCTTCCGGGAGCGACCAAGAAGCTCGCGATGATCGGCACCGCGCCGACCCTGTGCGGCCAGTTGGTGGCCTCCCAGATGGGCACGATGCCCAAGGGTTCAGTGAACACCGACTACGCGAGCACCAGTGACTCGAGCAGCCCGATTGCCCTGGCTGGCGGCGCGGCAGCGATCGCCCTGGGTGGCGCTGGCGTGCTCTTGATGCGCCGTCGCAAGCACACCAACGTCTGA
- a CDS encoding cupredoxin domain-containing protein, protein MTTSRTAGAIAATCSIFLLGACGSGSTAAPSTSSSVSASPAAPTTSTGTSSASTPSGTSTPSAGSSTAAAAPAAAAKITIKDFKYQVPTSVKPGATIAVANSDAVDHTVTSDTKGLFDAVIPGSGGTHTITAPTKPGKYPFHCTYHSNMHGVLVVS, encoded by the coding sequence ATGACCACTTCACGAACAGCAGGTGCGATCGCCGCGACCTGCAGTATCTTCCTGCTCGGCGCTTGTGGCAGCGGCAGCACTGCCGCACCCAGCACCTCGTCGTCGGTGAGTGCCTCCCCCGCCGCGCCTACGACCAGCACGGGCACCAGTAGCGCGTCGACGCCCTCGGGTACGTCGACACCCTCAGCGGGTAGCTCCACCGCTGCGGCCGCGCCGGCCGCGGCGGCGAAGATCACCATCAAGGACTTCAAGTATCAGGTGCCGACCAGTGTCAAACCTGGCGCGACGATCGCCGTGGCCAACTCCGACGCCGTGGACCACACCGTCACCTCCGACACGAAAGGACTGTTCGACGCGGTCATTCCCGGCAGTGGGGGCACCCACACCATCACCGCACCGACCAAACCGGGCAAATACCCATTCCACTGCACCTACCACTCCAACATGCATGGCGTACTGGTCGTGTCGTGA
- a CDS encoding alpha/beta hydrolase — translation MNRGQASYGVVAFTAAVSLGLAGCSGSSSSGDAPTSVPASVTAAPSPGLAKFYRQTLAWKKCGDVRCATLSVPLDYAKPDGVTVKLAVDKVPATGKRRGSLVVNPGGPGGSGYDYAAAANQIVTGAIRKSYDVVGFDPRGVQRSEPITCVGDGQLDKILGADPTPDDPAEERSAAATAKAFGAACVAHAGPLLGHVSTVEVAKDVDILRAALGSAKLDYLGKSYGTLIGSTYAGLFPAKVGRMVLDGVVPPDLTSEQVAQGQAKGFETATRAYVANCVSSGSCLLGGSVDAGMARIRAFLKQVDGTPLPVKGEGDVRALTEGWASIGVAEAMYDKGSWPVLTAAFKAAFAGDGTPMMGLADQYADRNSDGSYAGNIMQAGSAVNCLDQPSNPSLSSYAQDAKSFATFAPTWGAYLGWSGLTCGEWPVKATGTAHRITAAGSGPILVLGTTRDPATPFEWSQRLATELSNGHLLTYNGDGHTAYGRSACVNNTVDAYLLRGAVPPGGARC, via the coding sequence ATGAACCGGGGTCAGGCGTCCTACGGCGTGGTGGCGTTCACAGCTGCGGTCTCGCTCGGGTTGGCCGGATGCAGTGGGAGTAGCTCGTCGGGCGATGCGCCGACGTCGGTGCCGGCCTCGGTGACCGCCGCGCCGTCGCCCGGGCTGGCGAAGTTCTACCGCCAGACGTTGGCCTGGAAGAAGTGCGGCGACGTGCGGTGCGCCACCCTGAGCGTGCCACTGGATTACGCAAAACCGGATGGCGTGACGGTGAAATTGGCGGTCGATAAGGTGCCGGCCACCGGTAAACGTAGGGGGTCACTGGTGGTCAACCCGGGCGGGCCGGGCGGGTCGGGGTACGACTACGCCGCAGCTGCCAATCAAATCGTGACCGGTGCGATCCGCAAGTCCTACGACGTCGTGGGGTTCGACCCCCGCGGCGTGCAGCGCTCGGAACCGATTACCTGCGTGGGGGACGGGCAGCTGGACAAGATCCTTGGCGCTGACCCCACGCCGGACGATCCCGCCGAGGAGCGCTCGGCCGCAGCGACGGCGAAGGCGTTCGGTGCTGCCTGCGTCGCGCATGCCGGTCCGCTGCTCGGGCATGTCTCGACGGTCGAGGTCGCCAAGGACGTGGACATCCTGCGGGCCGCGCTCGGCAGCGCGAAGCTGGACTACCTGGGTAAGTCCTACGGCACGCTGATCGGGTCGACGTACGCCGGGCTGTTCCCCGCGAAGGTCGGTCGGATGGTGCTGGACGGGGTGGTCCCGCCGGACCTGACGTCGGAGCAGGTCGCGCAGGGGCAGGCGAAGGGTTTCGAGACGGCGACCAGGGCCTACGTCGCCAACTGCGTGTCGTCGGGGTCATGTCTGCTCGGCGGCAGCGTGGATGCAGGGATGGCGCGCATCAGGGCGTTTCTGAAGCAGGTCGACGGCACGCCGCTCCCGGTCAAGGGTGAGGGTGACGTGCGGGCGTTGACCGAGGGCTGGGCCTCGATCGGCGTCGCCGAGGCAATGTACGACAAGGGGTCGTGGCCGGTGCTGACGGCCGCGTTCAAGGCGGCATTCGCGGGCGACGGGACCCCGATGATGGGCCTGGCCGACCAGTATGCCGACCGGAACTCCGACGGCAGTTACGCGGGCAACATCATGCAGGCCGGTAGCGCGGTGAATTGTCTGGACCAGCCGTCCAACCCGTCGCTGAGCAGCTATGCGCAGGATGCGAAATCGTTCGCCACGTTCGCGCCCACGTGGGGTGCCTACCTCGGGTGGTCGGGTCTGACCTGCGGGGAGTGGCCGGTCAAGGCGACGGGTACGGCGCACCGCATCACGGCGGCGGGCTCCGGGCCGATCCTGGTGCTGGGTACGACGCGTGATCCGGCCACGCCGTTCGAGTGGAGTCAGCGGTTGGCGACTGAGCTCAGCAACGGTCACCTGCTGACCTACAACGGCGACGGTCACACGGCATACGGGAGGTCCGCTTGTGTGAACAACACGGTGGACGCCTATCTGCTGCGGGGCGCCGTCCCGCCGGGTGGCGCCCGCTGCTGA
- a CDS encoding DNA polymerase III subunit delta': protein MSVWDQIVDQPTVVEALRNAVRDPAAMTHGWLLTGPPGSGRSTAARAFAAALECPTQGCGECHECRTALDGTHADVEIVSTAGLSIQVRQARELAVLAQARPSVGAWRVIVIEDVDRLTERAADALLKALEEPVSRTVWLLCAPSLEDVIITIRSRSRHVRLRTPSPQAVGELLVRRDGIDPQLALDCARAAQSHVGFALRLARDDQARERRRKTLGYAGGIHDLGSAMTAAAALAAIAGQESSSASADRDAAERTRLMEQLGADPTARAQPPHVRSQVSALEKEQKTRATRFGRDVVDRALVDLLSIYRDALMVATGAPVELVNADLGEQVRAVAGSHTPEQLLLAMDAIGVARTRIEAAVPPLLALESMAISLQHKEARR from the coding sequence ATGAGCGTGTGGGATCAGATTGTCGATCAGCCGACCGTTGTCGAGGCGCTGCGCAACGCGGTGCGCGATCCCGCAGCGATGACCCACGGCTGGCTGTTGACCGGGCCGCCAGGATCTGGGCGTTCAACTGCGGCAAGGGCATTCGCTGCCGCGCTGGAGTGCCCTACACAGGGGTGCGGGGAGTGTCACGAATGCCGTACGGCGTTGGACGGCACCCACGCGGATGTGGAGATCGTCTCGACCGCCGGTCTGTCGATTCAGGTGCGGCAGGCGCGCGAGCTGGCGGTGCTCGCTCAGGCGCGGCCCTCGGTGGGCGCGTGGCGGGTCATCGTCATCGAGGATGTCGACCGGCTGACCGAGCGTGCCGCAGACGCGTTGCTCAAAGCGCTGGAAGAGCCTGTGTCGCGAACGGTGTGGCTGCTCTGCGCGCCGTCGCTGGAAGACGTCATCATCACCATCCGCAGCCGCTCGCGGCACGTGCGGCTGCGGACCCCGTCGCCACAGGCCGTGGGGGAGTTGCTCGTTCGCCGCGACGGAATCGACCCGCAGCTGGCACTGGACTGTGCTCGTGCGGCTCAGTCGCATGTCGGGTTCGCGCTGCGGTTGGCCAGGGACGATCAGGCGCGTGAGCGGCGCCGTAAGACCTTGGGGTACGCCGGGGGGATCCACGATCTGGGTAGCGCGATGACCGCGGCCGCGGCACTCGCCGCGATCGCCGGCCAGGAGAGCAGCTCTGCGTCGGCAGATCGGGACGCTGCCGAGCGGACCCGGCTGATGGAGCAGCTCGGCGCCGACCCGACGGCGCGTGCCCAGCCGCCGCACGTCCGATCGCAGGTGTCGGCCTTGGAGAAGGAGCAGAAGACCCGCGCCACCCGATTCGGGCGCGATGTCGTGGACCGGGCGCTGGTCGATCTGCTCTCGATCTACCGTGATGCCCTGATGGTGGCGACCGGGGCGCCGGTGGAGCTGGTCAACGCCGATCTGGGGGAGCAGGTGCGGGCCGTCGCGGGCAGTCATACCCCGGAGCAGTTGCTGCTCGCGATGGATGCGATCGGAGTGGCGCGCACCCGGATCGAGGCGGCGGTGCCGCCACTGCTCGCGCTGGAATCGATGGCGATCTCCCTGCAGCACAAGGAAGCCCGGCGATGA
- the tmk gene encoding dTMP kinase: MPPPTGIFVVFEGGDGVGKSTQINAVRAWLDGGDQEVVVTREPGGTALGSALRELVLHGEHVAARAEALIFAADRAHHVQSVVRPALARGAIVLADRYQDSSIAYQGAGRDLDAREIAGLSAWATDGLLPDLTILLDLDPAIGLARRGPGGDRLEQEAAHFHDRVRARFLELAAAEAGRYLVLDATLPPTEVTALICDRLAASVGTAR, translated from the coding sequence ATGCCACCGCCCACCGGGATTTTCGTCGTCTTCGAAGGGGGAGACGGGGTGGGCAAATCCACTCAGATCAATGCCGTGCGGGCCTGGCTCGACGGTGGCGATCAAGAGGTCGTGGTGACCAGGGAGCCCGGTGGTACCGCGCTCGGGTCCGCGCTGCGCGAGCTCGTGCTGCACGGAGAGCACGTCGCTGCGCGCGCGGAGGCGTTGATCTTCGCCGCCGATCGGGCGCATCACGTGCAGTCCGTGGTGCGCCCCGCCCTTGCGCGCGGGGCCATCGTCCTGGCGGACCGGTACCAGGACTCCTCGATTGCCTACCAGGGCGCCGGTCGTGACCTGGACGCTCGCGAGATCGCCGGTTTGTCCGCCTGGGCGACCGATGGTCTCCTGCCGGATCTGACGATCCTGCTCGATCTCGATCCGGCTATCGGGCTGGCGCGCCGCGGGCCGGGCGGGGACCGGTTGGAGCAGGAAGCCGCGCATTTTCACGACCGGGTGCGCGCCCGGTTCCTGGAGCTCGCCGCGGCCGAGGCCGGGCGCTACCTCGTGCTCGATGCGACGCTGCCGCCGACCGAAGTCACCGCATTGATCTGTGACCGGCTGGCCGCCTCTGTGGGTACTGCGAGATGA